In Streptomyces sp. 840.1, one DNA window encodes the following:
- the ureA gene encoding urease subunit gamma, with protein MPLMPNERDRLLLFTAAELARARRGRGLRLNVPEATALIADTVCEAARDGLRLTDAVERGRRLLGPEDVLPGVTDVVTEIQVEAVFDDGTRLAVISRPFGAQGGWIADDDEAPGAVLPAPAGVRVPEPAVRVAVRNTAEVPISVTSHFHFFEANPRLDFDRAAAYGMRLAAPAGSSTRFDAGHRVEVGLVPIGGARVVIGFAGLVDGPLDAPGAKEAALRKAAACGYRGVTAPEGTDV; from the coding sequence GTGCCCCTGATGCCCAACGAGCGGGACCGCCTGCTGCTGTTCACCGCCGCCGAGCTCGCCAGGGCCCGCCGGGGCCGGGGGCTGCGGCTCAATGTTCCCGAGGCCACCGCGCTGATCGCGGACACCGTCTGCGAGGCGGCCCGCGACGGGCTGCGCCTGACCGACGCCGTCGAACGCGGACGCCGCCTGCTGGGGCCCGAGGACGTGCTGCCCGGGGTGACCGACGTGGTCACCGAGATTCAGGTCGAGGCCGTCTTCGACGACGGCACCCGCCTCGCCGTGATCAGCCGGCCGTTCGGCGCCCAGGGCGGATGGATCGCTGACGACGACGAGGCGCCGGGCGCCGTGCTGCCGGCCCCGGCCGGTGTGCGGGTGCCGGAGCCCGCGGTGAGGGTGGCCGTGCGCAACACCGCGGAGGTGCCGATCAGCGTGACGTCGCACTTTCACTTCTTCGAGGCCAACCCCCGGCTGGACTTCGACCGGGCGGCCGCCTACGGCATGCGCCTGGCCGCGCCCGCCGGATCGTCCACCCGGTTCGACGCGGGCCATCGCGTCGAGGTCGGCCTCGTCCCGATCGGTGGGGCCCGGGTGGTGATCGGCTTCGCGGGACTCGTCGACGGGCCCCTCGACGCCCCGGGCGCCAAGGAGGCCGCCCTGCGCAAGGCGGCGGCCTGCGGCTACCGCGGCGTGACCGCACCGGAAGGAACGGACGTATGA
- a CDS encoding urease subunit alpha, producing MSRPTRHSDHCGPGSRHIDRHEYVSVHGPRAGDRVRLGDSGLVVRVESDSQLEGDEFLAGFGKTARDGLHLKAAAVRDTCDVVISNVLVIDAVLGIRKVSVGIREGRIHAIGRAGNPDTLDGVDVVVGTGTTIISGEGLIATAGAIDTHVHLLSPRIMEASLASGVTTIIGQEFGPMWGVGVNSPWALRHAFNAFDAWPVNIGFLARGSSSDDAPLVEALAEGGACGFKVHEDLGAHTRALDTALRVAEEHDVQVALHSDGLNECLSVEDTLSVLDGRTIHAFHIEGCGGGHVPNVLKMAGVPNVIGSSTNPTLPFGRDAVAEHYGMIVSVHGLKTDLPGDAAMARDRIRAGTMGAEDVLHDLGAIGITSSDAQGMGRAGETVRRTFALAGKMKAERGPMDGDDVGHDNARVLRYIAKLTINPAIAHGLAHEIGSIEVGKMADIVLWRPPFFGAKPQMVIKNGFPAYGVTGDPNAATDSCEPLVLGPLFGAHGAAPADLSVAFVSRAAAESGTFGRPHDAMATRRRRVAVRGTRGIGPAAMVGNSRLGEVDVDARNGLVTLDGEPLRSEPAHEVSLSRLYFI from the coding sequence ATGAGCAGGCCCACCCGGCACAGTGACCACTGCGGCCCCGGCAGCCGGCACATCGACCGGCATGAATACGTGTCCGTGCACGGGCCCCGCGCCGGCGACCGGGTCCGGCTGGGGGACTCCGGGCTGGTGGTCCGCGTCGAGTCGGACAGCCAGCTGGAGGGCGATGAGTTCCTGGCCGGGTTCGGCAAGACCGCGCGTGACGGGCTGCATCTGAAGGCGGCCGCCGTCCGCGACACCTGCGATGTCGTCATCAGCAATGTGCTGGTCATCGATGCCGTCCTGGGTATCCGGAAGGTCTCCGTCGGGATCCGCGAGGGCCGCATTCACGCAATCGGCCGGGCCGGGAACCCGGACACGCTCGACGGGGTCGATGTCGTCGTCGGCACCGGGACGACGATCATCTCCGGCGAGGGGCTGATCGCCACCGCCGGGGCGATCGACACCCATGTCCACCTGCTCTCACCGCGGATCATGGAGGCCTCGCTGGCCAGTGGCGTCACCACGATCATCGGCCAGGAGTTCGGGCCGATGTGGGGTGTCGGCGTCAACTCACCCTGGGCGCTGCGGCACGCGTTCAACGCGTTCGACGCCTGGCCGGTCAACATCGGTTTCCTGGCGCGCGGTTCGTCCTCCGACGACGCACCGCTCGTCGAGGCGCTCGCCGAGGGAGGAGCCTGCGGGTTCAAGGTCCACGAGGATCTCGGAGCGCACACCCGCGCCCTGGACACGGCACTTCGGGTTGCCGAGGAGCACGACGTGCAGGTGGCCCTGCACAGCGACGGGCTGAACGAGTGCCTCTCCGTCGAGGACACCCTGAGCGTCCTTGACGGGCGGACGATCCACGCCTTCCACATCGAGGGCTGCGGCGGCGGGCACGTACCGAACGTGCTGAAGATGGCGGGCGTGCCGAACGTCATCGGCTCCTCCACCAACCCGACGCTCCCCTTCGGACGGGACGCGGTGGCCGAGCACTACGGGATGATCGTCTCCGTTCACGGCCTGAAGACGGATCTGCCCGGGGACGCCGCCATGGCGCGTGACCGGATCCGGGCCGGGACGATGGGTGCCGAGGACGTCCTGCACGATCTCGGCGCGATCGGGATCACCTCCTCCGACGCGCAGGGCATGGGACGCGCTGGCGAGACCGTACGCCGCACCTTCGCCCTGGCCGGCAAGATGAAGGCCGAGCGCGGCCCGATGGACGGCGACGACGTCGGCCACGACAACGCCCGGGTGCTGCGCTACATCGCCAAGCTGACCATAAACCCCGCCATCGCCCATGGGCTCGCCCACGAGATCGGGTCGATCGAGGTCGGCAAGATGGCGGACATCGTGCTCTGGCGGCCCCCGTTCTTCGGGGCCAAGCCCCAGATGGTCATCAAGAACGGCTTCCCCGCCTACGGCGTCACCGGCGATCCCAACGCGGCCACCGACTCCTGCGAACCGCTGGTCCTCGGCCCCCTGTTCGGCGCCCACGGGGCGGCGCCGGCCGATCTCTCCGTCGCCTTCGTCAGCAGGGCGGCGGCCGAGTCCGGGACGTTCGGCCGGCCCCATGACGCAATGGCCACCCGGCGCCGCCGCGTCGCCGTGCGCGGCACGCGCGGCATCGGTCCGGCCGCCATGGTCGGCAACAGCCGGCTGGGCGAGGTGGACGTCGACGCGCGTAACGGCCTCGTCACGCTCGACGGGGAACCCCTGCGGTCCGAGCCGGCGCACGAGGTCTCCCTCAGCCGCCTCTATTTCATCTGA
- a CDS encoding agmatine/peptidylarginine deiminase, with amino-acid sequence MSPFRMPAEWSEHEGCLMAWPTREDLWGTVLDEAKGEYADVARAIAAFEPVTMVAPPGFGDDARARCGEGVTVVELPLDDSWFRDSAPLFVLDGDGRRAGVDFRFNAWGRKHHPYDADDRVSGVLLDHLGIDRIASDMILEGGAITVDGEGTLITTEQCLLHPNRNPGMDRDGIEAELTSRLGVTKVIWLPYGGLLDTETDGHVDGSCAFAAPGKVVVSLPGDPAHPDHARMRANRAVLEATPDARGRRLEIVEVPQSAFVTMTGGEVEVSYLNYYVANGGVVVPVAGLPQDEEALAVIGSAYPGRKVVGVRSPAIAYGGGGVHCITQQIPVARPRG; translated from the coding sequence ATGAGTCCCTTCCGTATGCCCGCCGAATGGTCCGAGCACGAGGGCTGCCTGATGGCCTGGCCCACCCGCGAGGACCTCTGGGGCACCGTCCTCGACGAGGCCAAGGGGGAGTACGCCGACGTCGCACGGGCCATCGCGGCCTTCGAGCCCGTCACCATGGTCGCCCCGCCCGGCTTCGGAGACGACGCCCGTGCCCGGTGCGGCGAGGGCGTGACCGTGGTGGAACTGCCCCTGGACGACTCGTGGTTCCGGGACTCGGCCCCGCTGTTCGTGCTCGACGGCGACGGCCGGCGCGCGGGCGTCGACTTCCGTTTCAACGCCTGGGGCCGCAAGCACCACCCCTACGACGCCGACGACCGCGTCAGCGGCGTGCTCCTCGACCACCTCGGCATCGACCGCATCGCCTCCGACATGATCCTGGAGGGCGGCGCCATCACGGTCGACGGTGAGGGAACGCTGATCACCACCGAGCAGTGCCTGCTCCACCCCAACCGCAACCCCGGCATGGACCGGGACGGGATCGAGGCCGAGCTCACGTCGCGGCTCGGCGTCACCAAGGTGATCTGGCTGCCCTACGGCGGACTCCTGGACACCGAGACCGACGGACACGTCGACGGCTCCTGTGCCTTCGCCGCCCCCGGGAAGGTCGTCGTCTCCCTGCCCGGCGACCCCGCCCACCCCGACCACGCCCGGATGCGCGCCAACCGCGCCGTGCTGGAGGCCACCCCGGACGCCCGGGGCCGGCGGCTGGAGATCGTCGAGGTGCCGCAGTCCGCGTTCGTCACCATGACCGGCGGCGAGGTCGAGGTCTCCTACCTGAACTACTACGTGGCCAACGGCGGCGTCGTGGTCCCCGTGGCCGGGCTGCCCCAGGACGAGGAGGCGCTCGCGGTGATCGGCTCGGCGTACCCCGGCCGCAAGGTCGTCGGTGTCCGGTCCCCGGCGATCGCGTACGGCGGCGGCGGCGTCCACTGCATCACCCAGCAGATTCCCGTGGCGCGCCCCCGTGGCTGA
- a CDS encoding ABC transporter substrate-binding protein — protein MTTRPRTAGRRSPRRRGAAVLAALASAALLATGCAGPPRIGADASFFALSEGTPRAGGDIGSFTWAVYAEPLTLDYTMAFDYPQNTILSNVCESLMRWTPGLTLEPGLARKASNPDPTTWVYDLRKGVRFHDGRTMTADDVVFSLARQTDPDNAAAWAQTFQNVARVKKTGPLQVTVRLKKPDSQFPQYMATAAGVVASRAGVEKAGRNYGTTGGLACTGPFELGTWRKGQSLELDRFDGYWGHRAKAGKVVFRFLTDASARTNAMLSGEVDGGYLIPTESYARLRESGNGTLYFGEGLSTVNVNITNMKGPLGDVRVRRALSLALDRSGFVTAGLGGGGSPTTSVTTRAAWAGASKRIRQSAFGVLPPPARDLAKARALIEEAGAGGAHLTVATSSIGQDVSLLATAVQAAGTQIGLNIRLKSIAPNAFSALFTDPGAREGIDMFPLTYYESITDPLDLLTNFRTGSYLNFAGYSDKRYDELVDRATAVYDPDRRMRIESGLQRLAAEQLPWIPVAEWPTAVFLNKRISGAPTTIAYMYYPWAADVGAAS, from the coding sequence ATGACCACACGACCGCGCACGGCCGGGCGCCGTTCGCCCCGCCGGCGGGGAGCCGCCGTGCTCGCCGCGCTGGCCTCGGCCGCCCTGCTCGCGACGGGGTGCGCCGGCCCTCCCCGTATCGGAGCGGACGCGTCCTTCTTCGCCCTGTCCGAGGGCACACCCCGCGCCGGGGGCGACATCGGCTCCTTCACCTGGGCCGTCTACGCGGAGCCGCTCACGCTCGACTACACCATGGCGTTCGACTACCCCCAGAACACGATCCTGTCCAACGTCTGCGAAAGCCTGATGCGCTGGACCCCGGGGCTCACCCTGGAGCCGGGGCTCGCCCGCAAGGCGTCGAACCCCGACCCCACCACCTGGGTCTACGACCTCCGCAAGGGGGTGCGCTTCCACGACGGACGGACCATGACCGCCGACGACGTGGTGTTCAGCCTGGCCCGGCAGACGGACCCCGACAACGCCGCCGCCTGGGCACAGACCTTCCAGAACGTCGCCCGCGTGAAGAAGACCGGCCCCCTCCAGGTCACCGTCCGGCTGAAGAAGCCCGACTCCCAGTTCCCCCAGTACATGGCGACCGCAGCCGGCGTCGTGGCGTCCAGGGCCGGCGTCGAGAAGGCCGGCCGGAACTACGGGACCACCGGCGGCCTCGCCTGCACCGGCCCCTTCGAACTCGGCACCTGGCGCAAGGGCCAGTCCCTGGAACTCGACCGCTTCGACGGCTACTGGGGCCACCGGGCCAAGGCCGGAAAGGTGGTGTTCCGTTTCCTCACCGACGCCTCCGCCCGGACCAACGCCATGCTCAGCGGCGAGGTGGACGGCGGCTATCTCATTCCGACCGAGAGCTACGCCCGGCTGCGCGAGAGCGGCAACGGCACCCTCTACTTCGGGGAGGGCCTCAGCACGGTCAACGTCAACATCACCAACATGAAGGGCCCGCTCGGGGACGTCCGCGTGCGACGCGCCCTGTCCCTGGCGCTGGACCGCTCCGGCTTCGTCACGGCCGGCCTCGGCGGCGGCGGGAGCCCTACCACCTCCGTCACCACCCGGGCCGCCTGGGCGGGCGCGTCGAAGCGGATCAGGCAGTCCGCGTTCGGCGTACTGCCGCCGCCCGCACGGGACCTCGCGAAGGCCAGGGCGCTCATCGAGGAAGCCGGTGCCGGCGGGGCGCATCTGACCGTCGCGACCAGCTCCATCGGCCAGGACGTCTCGCTCCTCGCCACCGCCGTCCAGGCGGCCGGCACACAGATCGGCCTGAACATCCGGCTCAAGTCGATCGCCCCCAACGCCTTCTCGGCACTGTTCACCGACCCCGGAGCGCGCGAGGGAATCGACATGTTCCCGCTCACCTACTACGAGTCGATCACCGACCCGCTCGACCTGCTGACGAACTTCAGGACCGGCTCCTACCTGAACTTCGCCGGGTACAGCGACAAGCGCTACGACGAACTCGTCGACCGGGCCACCGCCGTCTACGACCCCGACCGGCGCATGCGGATCGAGTCCGGGCTCCAGCGGCTCGCCGCCGAGCAGCTGCCGTGGATACCGGTCGCCGAGTGGCCCACCGCGGTCTTCCTCAACAAGAGGATCAGCGGCGCCCCCACCACCATCGCCTACATGTACTACCCGTGGGCCGCCGACGTGGGGGCCGCGTCGTGA
- a CDS encoding ABC transporter permease — protein sequence MNFLRFALRRTAEMAATLFVASFVVFGAMYLAPGSPASFLLSGRSASPDAIAAINAQYHLDDPFHVRYFRWLGGMLQGDFGRSITYRTDVSRLLTDRLPTTLLLIAMALLVVVSVGLLLGTVAAVRGGATDNAVLLTTTIAVGTPSFVAAVLLQGLFAVRLGWFPSSGAGDGFADMLRHLALPALALALYLIGMLARVTRSAMLEALDSEHVTVARSRGVPEHHVVRRHVLRNSLGTVLTTGGLIVSTLMVCTILVETAFSIGGIGQLLELATTTKDFPTVQAISLIIVALFMAVNLVVDLALPLVDPRITLGVRGAAA from the coding sequence GTGAACTTCCTGAGATTCGCCCTGAGACGGACGGCGGAGATGGCCGCCACCCTCTTCGTCGCGTCGTTCGTGGTCTTCGGCGCGATGTACCTGGCACCTGGCAGCCCGGCCTCCTTCCTGCTCTCCGGCCGCTCCGCATCCCCCGACGCCATCGCCGCGATCAACGCCCAGTACCACCTGGACGACCCCTTCCACGTCCGGTACTTCCGCTGGCTCGGCGGCATGCTGCAGGGCGACTTCGGAAGGTCCATCACCTACCGCACCGACGTCTCGCGCCTCCTCACCGACCGCCTCCCCACCACGTTGCTCCTGATCGCCATGGCGCTTCTCGTGGTCGTGAGCGTCGGCCTGCTGCTCGGCACGGTCGCGGCGGTACGGGGCGGTGCCACCGACAACGCCGTCCTCCTCACCACGACGATCGCCGTCGGCACCCCGTCCTTCGTCGCGGCCGTCCTGCTCCAGGGCCTGTTCGCCGTCAGGCTCGGCTGGTTCCCCAGCAGCGGTGCGGGCGACGGCTTCGCGGACATGCTCCGGCACCTGGCCCTCCCGGCCCTCGCCCTCGCCCTCTACCTGATCGGCATGCTCGCCCGGGTCACCCGCTCGGCCATGCTGGAGGCACTCGACAGCGAGCACGTCACCGTCGCCCGCAGCCGGGGCGTACCGGAACACCACGTCGTCCGGCGCCACGTCCTGCGCAACTCGCTGGGCACCGTACTGACCACCGGCGGCCTGATCGTCTCCACCCTGATGGTCTGCACGATCCTGGTGGAGACCGCGTTCAGCATCGGGGGCATCGGCCAGCTCCTCGAACTGGCCACCACCACCAAGGACTTCCCGACCGTCCAGGCCATCTCGCTGATCATCGTCGCGCTGTTCATGGCCGTGAACCTCGTCGTCGACCTGGCGCTTCCCCTGGTCGATCCACGGATCACCCTCGGCGTACGGGGGGCGGCCGCATGA
- a CDS encoding ABC transporter permease produces the protein MTTVLTRRPGLGAIRAAAGSPLHLICLGFVALVVTAAAVAPWAAPHAPNSVDLGSALAGPSAGHWLGMDTAGRDTLSRLLIGARTSLLGPLGVVVFSTVAGVAVGTAAAWRGGWLDSLLSRSTELVFAFPGLLLAILIVSVYGEGLLAPVTALAVAYLPYVSRLTRSLVLAERQRPYVSAYLVQGHSALQICLRHILPNIAPVVLAQSTINFGYALMDLAGLSFLGLGVPALTPDWGRMVFDGQTAVQYGYPLSAILPCALIVLTVVAFNVVGERWADRVARRDG, from the coding sequence ATGACCACCGTCCTCACCCGCCGCCCCGGCCTCGGCGCGATCCGGGCAGCGGCCGGCTCCCCGCTCCACCTGATCTGCCTCGGCTTCGTCGCCCTCGTCGTCACCGCCGCCGCGGTCGCCCCCTGGGCCGCGCCCCACGCCCCCAACTCCGTGGACCTGGGCAGCGCGCTCGCCGGCCCCTCCGCCGGCCACTGGCTCGGAATGGACACGGCCGGCCGCGACACCCTGTCCCGGCTGCTCATCGGCGCCCGGACCTCGCTGCTCGGCCCGCTCGGCGTGGTCGTATTCTCCACCGTCGCGGGCGTCGCCGTCGGCACGGCCGCCGCATGGCGGGGCGGCTGGCTCGACTCCCTGCTCTCCCGCAGCACCGAACTCGTCTTCGCGTTCCCCGGTCTGCTGCTCGCGATCCTCATCGTCTCCGTCTACGGAGAGGGGCTCCTCGCCCCCGTGACCGCCCTCGCCGTCGCCTACCTGCCCTACGTCAGCCGCCTGACCCGCTCCCTCGTCCTGGCCGAACGCCAACGCCCGTACGTCAGCGCCTACCTGGTCCAGGGCCACTCCGCACTCCAGATCTGCCTGCGCCACATCCTGCCCAACATCGCCCCCGTCGTCCTCGCCCAGTCCACCATCAACTTCGGCTACGCCCTGATGGACCTCGCGGGGCTCTCCTTCCTCGGCCTCGGAGTCCCCGCGCTCACCCCCGACTGGGGCCGCATGGTCTTCGACGGACAGACCGCCGTCCAGTACGGATACCCGCTCTCGGCGATCCTGCCGTGCGCCCTCATCGTGCTCACCGTCGTCGCGTTCAACGTGGTCGGCGAACGCTGGGCCGACCGCGTGGCCAGGAGGGACGGATGA
- a CDS encoding ABC transporter ATP-binding protein, producing MNTLDIQGLRITLPGTARPVLDGVDLTVAAGETVALVGESGSGKTLTSRSALRLLPDRAVTEGAVRVAGHDVLAMDAGQLRTLRTGTAAMIFQDPRAALNPLRRIGDFLTESVVLTGVMNRADATARATGLLQQVGLDASALHRYPSEVSGGMLQRVMIAAALMGEPALLLADEPTTALDVTTQAEVIALLGRLRQRHRTGLLFVTHDLDLAAAISDRVYVMYAGRIVENGPAAALFARPRHPYTAGLLASTPRLTAPGGRLAAIQGQPPDLRTAPAGCAFAARCPLATEICDERVPDSRTAPGRPAHHAACHHSDRLPKGAIDA from the coding sequence ATGAACACACTCGACATCCAAGGGCTGCGGATCACGCTGCCCGGCACCGCACGGCCGGTTCTCGACGGCGTCGACCTCACCGTCGCCGCCGGTGAGACCGTCGCCCTCGTGGGCGAATCCGGTTCCGGGAAGACCCTCACCTCACGCAGCGCGCTGCGGCTGCTGCCGGACCGCGCCGTCACCGAGGGCGCGGTCCGGGTCGCCGGGCACGACGTACTCGCCATGGACGCGGGCCAGTTGCGCACCCTGCGTACCGGTACGGCGGCCATGATCTTCCAGGACCCGCGCGCCGCCCTCAACCCGCTGCGCCGCATCGGTGACTTCCTCACCGAGAGCGTCGTCCTGACCGGGGTCATGAACCGGGCGGACGCGACGGCCCGCGCCACCGGACTGCTCCAGCAGGTCGGCCTGGACGCGTCGGCGCTGCACCGGTACCCGAGCGAGGTCTCCGGCGGCATGCTGCAACGCGTCATGATCGCGGCCGCCCTGATGGGGGAGCCCGCGCTGCTCCTCGCGGACGAGCCGACCACCGCGCTCGACGTCACCACCCAGGCCGAGGTCATCGCCCTGCTCGGCCGGCTGCGCCAACGCCACCGTACCGGGCTGCTGTTCGTCACCCACGACCTCGACCTGGCCGCAGCCATCAGCGACCGCGTCTACGTCATGTACGCCGGACGCATCGTCGAGAACGGTCCCGCGGCCGCCCTCTTCGCCCGCCCCCGGCACCCGTACACGGCGGGCCTGCTCGCCTCCACCCCCCGCCTCACGGCACCGGGCGGCAGGCTCGCCGCGATCCAGGGGCAGCCCCCCGACCTGCGCACGGCCCCGGCTGGCTGCGCCTTCGCCGCCCGTTGCCCGCTCGCCACCGAGATCTGCGACGAGCGGGTCCCCGACTCACGGACCGCGCCCGGCCGGCCCGCCCACCACGCCGCCTGCCACCACAGCGACCGGCTCCCGAAGGGTGCCATCGATGCCTGA
- a CDS encoding ABC transporter ATP-binding protein has protein sequence MPEHVLEATDVRRAYGAVRAVDGVSFVLPEGGSLGIVGESGSGKTTTARIVVGLERADAGEVRVRGRSRTGRARGRAQRLARAREVQMVFQDPYLSLDPRISARAALHETLRLHFPRTDHAGRVRELLDQVGLGARAAEALPRQLSGGQRQRIAIARALAVEPAVLVLDEAVAALDVSVQAQILNLLADIREQTSIGYLFITHDLGVVRCVTDEVIVMRRGAVVESGATAEVLAQPQHPYTRLLLESVPRPGWDPEAIATARRTL, from the coding sequence ATGCCTGAGCACGTACTCGAAGCGACGGACGTCCGGCGCGCCTACGGAGCCGTCCGGGCCGTGGACGGCGTCTCGTTCGTCCTGCCGGAGGGCGGCTCCCTCGGGATCGTCGGCGAATCCGGCTCCGGCAAGACCACCACCGCCCGGATCGTCGTCGGCCTGGAACGGGCCGACGCGGGCGAGGTCCGCGTCCGGGGCCGGTCCAGGACCGGCCGGGCACGGGGCCGGGCGCAGCGCCTCGCCCGCGCCCGCGAGGTCCAGATGGTCTTCCAGGACCCCTACCTCTCGCTCGACCCGAGGATCAGCGCACGGGCGGCCCTGCACGAAACCCTGCGCCTGCACTTCCCGCGCACGGACCACGCCGGACGCGTCCGCGAACTCCTGGACCAGGTCGGTCTGGGCGCACGGGCCGCCGAGGCGCTGCCCCGGCAGCTCTCGGGCGGGCAGCGCCAGCGCATCGCCATCGCCCGCGCCCTCGCGGTGGAGCCCGCCGTCCTCGTACTGGACGAAGCGGTCGCCGCGCTCGACGTGTCCGTGCAGGCGCAGATCCTCAACCTGCTCGCCGACATCCGTGAACAGACCTCGATCGGCTACCTGTTCATCACCCACGACCTCGGAGTAGTGCGCTGCGTCACCGACGAGGTGATCGTCATGCGGCGCGGCGCCGTCGTCGAGTCGGGCGCGACCGCCGAGGTGCTCGCACAGCCGCAGCACCCCTACACCCGGCTCCTGCTGGAATCGGTGCCGCGTCCCGGCTGGGACCCCGAAGCGATCGCGACGGCCCGCCGCACCCTGTGA
- a CDS encoding agmatine/peptidylarginine deiminase: MNDHVVDRPSVSGPNRRRFLAATGLTAVGAALAAATQGRAGAAPRTQRTAAPAGAFTVPAEDAPHTRTWMAWPDSTTIWGRSLLAGVQADIALIARTVAKYEPVVMCANSASAAKARSMCGAFVTVITSVPVDDCWMRDTGPVFRTDGAGGLDAVGLNFNGWGNKQTHAKDARVAAGIASYAKAAYTSAALVGEGGAVEQDGRGTLMATRSSLVNRNRNPGKTQRQLETALCDAYGASKVIWFDGVNGQDITDDHVDATSRFLAPGEALVQMPLASDNDVYAKDARQQYRILTESTTSAGAPMGVAQLQGPDYGRIRSGDPEFLASYANYYVCNGAVISAQFGDTGADTAARATLGRLFPGRTVEQLDIDRLGTGGGGIHCVTQQQPRP, encoded by the coding sequence GTGAACGATCACGTTGTCGACCGCCCCTCAGTATCCGGTCCGAACAGGCGCAGGTTCCTGGCGGCCACGGGCCTGACCGCCGTCGGAGCGGCGCTGGCCGCGGCGACCCAGGGCCGGGCCGGCGCCGCGCCCCGCACACAGCGGACAGCCGCCCCGGCCGGCGCCTTCACCGTCCCGGCGGAGGACGCCCCGCACACCCGTACCTGGATGGCCTGGCCGGACAGCACCACGATCTGGGGCCGGTCCCTGCTCGCCGGGGTCCAGGCCGACATCGCGCTGATCGCGCGGACGGTCGCAAAGTACGAGCCCGTCGTCATGTGCGCCAACTCCGCGAGCGCCGCCAAGGCCCGGTCGATGTGCGGGGCCTTCGTCACCGTCATCACGTCCGTGCCGGTCGACGACTGCTGGATGCGTGACACCGGCCCGGTCTTCCGTACCGACGGCGCCGGCGGCCTGGACGCGGTCGGCCTCAACTTCAACGGCTGGGGCAACAAGCAGACCCACGCCAAGGACGCGCGGGTCGCCGCCGGGATCGCCTCCTACGCCAAGGCGGCCTACACCTCCGCAGCCCTGGTGGGCGAGGGCGGCGCCGTCGAGCAGGACGGCCGGGGCACCCTCATGGCGACCCGCAGCAGTCTCGTCAACCGCAACCGGAACCCCGGAAAGACACAGCGCCAGCTGGAGACGGCCCTGTGCGACGCGTACGGGGCGTCCAAGGTCATCTGGTTCGACGGTGTGAACGGCCAGGACATCACCGACGACCACGTGGACGCCACCTCACGGTTCCTGGCGCCGGGGGAGGCGCTCGTGCAGATGCCCCTGGCGTCGGACAACGACGTCTACGCCAAGGACGCGCGCCAGCAGTACCGGATCCTGACCGAGTCGACGACATCTGCCGGCGCCCCGATGGGCGTGGCTCAGCTCCAGGGACCCGACTACGGCAGGATCCGCTCCGGCGACCCGGAGTTCCTCGCCTCCTACGCCAACTACTACGTGTGCAACGGCGCCGTCATCAGCGCCCAGTTCGGCGACACCGGGGCGGACACCGCCGCCAGGGCGACCCTGGGCCGGCTCTTCCCGGGCCGGACCGTCGAACAGCTCGACATCGACCGCCTGGGCACGGGCGGCGGCGGAATCCACTGCGTCACCCAGCAGCAGCCCCGCCCCTGA